A single window of Cryptococcus depauperatus CBS 7841 chromosome 2, complete sequence DNA harbors:
- a CDS encoding ribosomal protein L13, giving the protein MSATKGKTALALTRVWHHTSAQNRVLGNLASRIAWVLMGKHKPTYDPAVDAGDYVVVSDALQVRLTGKKATDKMYYHHTGFMGGLKKVPITRLRERRPEDIIRKAVSGMLPKNTFRDRRLDRLKVFSGPAPEAYMGNVLTTWRDTTLKSQPPASTFQDPSKV; this is encoded by the exons ATGTCTGCTACCAAAGGAAAG ACTGCTCTCGCCCTCACCCGTGTCTGGCACCATACTTCCGCTCAGAACAGAGTTTTGGGAAATCTTGCAAGTCGAATAGCTTGGGTGCTCATGGGCAAACATAAACCTACTTATGATCCAGCAG TCGATGCTGGAGATTATGTCGTCGTTTCTGACGCTCTCCAAGTACGACTGACCGGAAAGAAGGCTACGGATAAGATGTATTACCACCACACAGGATTTATGGGAGGTTTGAAAAAGGTTCCAATTACAAGGTTACGGGAACGTCGCCCAGAAGAC ATCATACGTAAAGCGGTCTCTGGCATGCTGCCAAAGAACACATTCCGCGACCGACGTTTAGACCGGTTAAAAGTCTTCTCTGGACCTGCTCCAGAGGCCTATATGGGCAATGTCCTGACAACTTGGCGTGATACAACATTAAAAAGTCAGCCACCAGCCTCTACTTTTCAAGATCCTTCGAAGGTTTGA
- a CDS encoding histidinol-phosphate transaminase, whose amino-acid sequence MPILGLKTTGPSRPTHFDLESLIRPNILALHPYRCARDDYSAGILLDANENAIGPSLPNPITTQGQDTFDVAAAQTLALLSEEEVVSLNRYPSPTHDMVKREIAKLRGVPDENWVFLGVGSDEVIDMLFRVLCVPGKDRVITCPPTYGLYKVAANINDVGVLEVPLVTKDGSFQLDEVAMNQAFMTNPDIKMLLICSPGNPTGTLIPIDVIQRILDNPQFRGVVVVDEAYIDFSPQGSSAASLINDYANVCVTQTLSKSFGLAAIRFGYLLAPPPLVQILTNTKAPYNVSLPTASIAAKALSTGGVAAMCHSVAILNENRRVLIDALSSIHGIGRILGGNHANFILFEILDQDGKPSNKRAVEIYKTMAERKGIVVRFRGSERGCEGCLRITVGTEEECKEAIKQISGLLQ is encoded by the exons ATGCCTATTCTTGGCCTCAAAACCACTGGTCCCTCTAGACCTACTCACTTTGACCTCGAGTCCCTCATTCGCCCTAAtattcttgctcttcaCCCTTATCGATGTGCCAGGGATGATTATTCTGCCGGCATCCTACTAGACGCCAACGAAAACGCCATTGGCCCAAGTCTCCCAAATCCAATAACCACGCAAGGACAGGATACTTTTGATGTCGCGGCTGCCCAGACacttgctcttctttctgaaGAGGAAGTTGTCAGTCTCAATCGATATCCCTCTCCTACTCATGACATGGTCAAGCGGGAGATCGCCAAACTTCGAGGTGTGCCAGATGAGAATTGGGTATTTCTTGGTGTGGGTAGCGATGAAGTCATCGACATGCTTTTTCGGGTTTTATGTGTTCCAGGAAAGGATCGAGTGATAACTTGTCCTCCCACATATGGGTTGTACAAGGTGGCTGCAAATATCAACGACGTTGGTGTCTTGGAAGTCCCACTGGTCACGAAAGATGGGTCTTTTCAGCTTGATGAGGTGGCT ATGAATCAAGCATTCATGACCAACCCTGATATAAAAATGCTCCTCATCTGTTCTCCCGGTAACCCCACTGGTACCCTCATTCCAATCGATGTCATACAGAGAATACTTGACAACCCTCAGTTCAGAGGTGTCGTAGTGGTTGACGAGGCTTATATCGATTTCTCGCCTCAAGGTTCTAGTGCCGCAAGTTTGATCAACGATTACGCCAATGTCTGTGTAACGCAGACATTGAGCAAGAGTTTTGGCTTGGCTGCCATCCG ATTTGGGTATCTACTGGCTCCACCTCCTCTAGTTCAAATTCTCACCAACACCAAAGCTCCTTACAACGTTTCTCTTCCCACTGCATCTATCGCTGCCAAAGCCTTGTCCACAGGAGGCGTTGCTGCGATGTGCCACTCTGTGGCTATCCTCAACGAGAACCGTCGGGTTTTGATCGATGCTCTCTCCAGCATTCATGGCATAGGACGGATCCTGGGAGGTAACCATGCCAACTTTATCCTGTTTGAGATCCTTGACCAAGATGGAAAGCCAAGCAATAAGAGAGCTGTTGAAATTTACAAGACCATGGCCGAGCGcaaagggattgtggtcAGATTCAGAGGCTCCGAAAGAGGCTGTGAGGGTTGCCTGCGAATAACTGTCGGcacagaagaagagtgcaAAGAGGCCATCAAGCAGATCTCTGGCCTACTACAGTGA
- a CDS encoding small nuclear ribonucleoprotein Sm D2, whose protein sequence is MRTVVFSKTSQYAHVPKSELDEAQIRELEEYEISQGPLSVLQQSVRNSSQVLISLRNNKKLLARVKAFDRHCNMVLENVKEMWTETPKGKGKKPVNKDRFISKMFLRGDSVILVLRNAA, encoded by the exons ATGAG AACCGTTGTATTCTCCAAAACTAGTCAATACGCTCACGTCCCTAAATCAGAACTTGACGAAGCGCAAATAAGAGAACTCGAGGAGTATGAAATATCTCAAGGACCCCTCTCTGTTCTTCAGCAATCTGTCCGAAATTCTTCTCAggttctcatctccttaCGGAATAATAAGAAGCTCTTAGCAAGAGTAAAGGCGTTCGATAGGCATTGTAATATGGTTTTAGAAAACGTCAAAGAG ATGTGGACGGAAACACCaaagggaaaaggcaagaagcCAGTTAACAAAGACCGTTTCATTTC TAAGATGTTTCTGAGAGGCGATTCAGTCATTCTTG TTCTTCGTAATGCTGCTTGA